One genomic window of Mucilaginibacter sp. SJ includes the following:
- a CDS encoding DUF7935 family protein, whose product MPTLPFLFDILKYTISGLGVVYIAFYLFKPYLDKSESIQLLELKRTISNQTLPLRLQAYERVVLFIERVNPASLLIRLNGSADTAAELQAIIVNEVRNEFQHNITQQIYVSARVWNVVKRVKDDTINMINNAVKALPPDTSALELSKVILVHLSKLEDNPYDVALGLIRQDMEELY is encoded by the coding sequence ATGCCCACTCTACCTTTTTTGTTTGATATTTTAAAGTACACTATTTCGGGCTTAGGCGTTGTGTATATCGCTTTTTACCTGTTTAAACCCTATCTTGATAAATCAGAAAGTATCCAGTTATTGGAATTAAAACGCACCATCAGTAATCAAACCCTGCCATTACGCCTACAGGCCTATGAAAGGGTTGTACTTTTTATTGAAAGGGTTAATCCTGCAAGTTTACTTATCCGCCTTAACGGATCGGCCGATACCGCCGCCGAATTGCAGGCTATTATTGTTAACGAGGTGCGCAACGAGTTTCAGCATAACATTACGCAGCAAATTTATGTAAGCGCCCGGGTTTGGAACGTGGTAAAAAGAGTAAAGGACGATACCATTAATATGATCAATAATGCTGTAAAGGCTTTGCCGCCGGATACTTCAGCACTTGAGTTAAGCAAAGTGATCCTGGTACATTTAAGTAAGCTTGAAGATAACCCTTATGATGTGGCGCTTGGGCTCATCAGGCAGGACATGGAAGAATTATACTAA
- a CDS encoding acyl-CoA mutase large subunit family protein yields MMWRLGSSGRTWKNYTNLMARDKKITTTSGIEIKEVYTEPSNMGELPGEFPFTRGIQKDMYRGKPWTMRQYAGFSTAEESNKRYHYLLSQGTNGLSVAFDLPTQIGYDSDHALAEGEVGKVGVAIDSLKDMEVLFEGIELKNITTSMTINATAPILLAMYIALAKKQGADLKQISGTIQNDILKEYVARGTYIYPPAPSMRLITDVFEYCSKEVPKWNTISISGYHIREAGSTAVQELAFTLANGKAYLKAALDKGLDINVFAKRLSFFFNCHSNFFEEIAKFRAARRMWAHITKQLGATDAGAQKLRFHTQTGGSTLTAQQPLNNIIRVSNQAMAAVLGGTQSLHTNGYDEALSLPTEAAAKIALRTQQIIAFESGVTDTVDPLAGSYFIEALTDEIEAAAQLYMDKIDAMGGAVKAIEQDYIQQEIAASAYQYQQEIETGEKVIVGVNRFTQQEEAPVNVFRVDDAIRKMQSEKIAELKRERNSEDVEKSLHLLGIAAAGTENLIPFIVTSVESYATLGEIADVLRGVFGEY; encoded by the coding sequence ATGATGTGGCGCTTGGGCTCATCAGGCAGGACATGGAAGAATTATACTAATCTTATGGCCAGGGATAAAAAAATTACCACTACATCGGGTATTGAAATTAAGGAGGTTTATACCGAACCTTCAAATATGGGTGAATTGCCCGGTGAGTTCCCTTTTACCCGTGGCATCCAAAAAGATATGTACCGGGGCAAACCCTGGACCATGCGGCAGTATGCAGGTTTTTCAACCGCCGAAGAATCAAACAAACGTTACCATTATTTACTAAGCCAGGGCACAAACGGACTTTCGGTAGCGTTCGATCTTCCCACACAAATAGGTTACGACTCCGATCATGCCCTTGCCGAAGGTGAGGTGGGTAAGGTAGGAGTAGCCATTGATTCGTTAAAGGATATGGAGGTTTTATTTGAGGGTATTGAACTTAAGAATATCACTACCTCCATGACTATTAATGCCACGGCCCCGATCCTGCTGGCTATGTACATTGCCCTGGCCAAAAAGCAGGGGGCCGATCTCAAGCAGATTTCCGGCACCATACAGAATGATATATTAAAGGAATATGTCGCGCGCGGTACCTATATATATCCGCCTGCACCCTCCATGCGGCTTATTACCGACGTGTTTGAATACTGCAGCAAAGAGGTGCCCAAATGGAACACCATTTCCATATCAGGTTATCATATTCGCGAAGCAGGCTCAACCGCTGTACAGGAACTGGCATTTACATTAGCCAATGGTAAAGCTTATTTAAAGGCCGCGCTGGATAAGGGACTTGATATTAATGTGTTTGCCAAACGTCTTTCTTTCTTTTTTAACTGCCACAGTAATTTTTTTGAGGAGATTGCCAAGTTCCGGGCCGCCAGGCGTATGTGGGCACACATTACCAAACAATTGGGAGCTACCGATGCCGGCGCCCAAAAGCTTCGCTTCCATACGCAAACGGGGGGCTCTACTTTAACAGCACAACAACCACTTAATAATATTATAAGGGTAAGCAACCAGGCCATGGCTGCCGTGCTGGGGGGTACACAATCATTGCATACCAACGGGTATGATGAAGCCTTGTCGTTGCCAACAGAAGCTGCAGCCAAAATAGCCTTGCGCACCCAGCAGATCATCGCGTTTGAAAGCGGTGTTACTGATACGGTTGACCCGCTGGCCGGTTCATACTTTATAGAAGCATTGACAGATGAGATAGAAGCCGCTGCTCAATTATATATGGATAAGATAGACGCCATGGGCGGCGCGGTAAAAGCCATAGAGCAGGATTATATCCAGCAGGAAATAGCGGCCTCTGCTTACCAGTATCAACAGGAGATTGAAACCGGCGAAAAAGTTATAGTAGGTGTTAACCGGTTTACCCAGCAGGAGGAAGCTCCCGTTAATGTTTTTAGGGTGGATGATGCTATCAGAAAAATGCAGTCGGAAAAAATTGCCGAACTAAAAAGAGAGCGCAATAGTGAGGATGTTGAGAAAAGTTTACACCTTTTGGGAATAGCAGCAGCCGGTACTGAAAACTTAATTCCTTTTATCGTAACTTCGGTAGAAAGCTATGCTACCCTTGGAGAGATCGCTGATGTATTGCGCGGTGTTTTTGGAGAGTATTAG
- the dnaA gene encoding chromosomal replication initiator protein DnaA, with translation MEKTCTNVWNSCLQIIKDNIPAQSFKTWFEPIKALRMEGSVLTIQVPSLFFYEWLEEHYVGLLRKTIKKQLGDEGRLEYNIVVEQSSSKPYTTNMPSNGNGADSKHQSMPIPISINKDIKNPFVIPGLKKLNVDPQLNRNYTFENFVEGDCNRLARSAGYAVAAKPGGTSFNPLMIYGGVGLGKTHLAQAIGNEIKRTLPDKLVLYVSCEKFTQQFVDALKHNNINDFVNFYQAIDVLIMDDVHNFAGKEKTQDFFFHIFNHLHQSGKQLIITSDKAPKDLAGLEERLLSRFKWGLSADLQIPDLETRMAILKNKIYQDGIDLSNDVIEYVAHNIDNNVRELEGAMVSLLAQSTLNRKEIDLNLAKQMLKNFVKNSSKEISMEYIQSLVCEYFEVPIEMVKSQTRKREIVQARQISMYLAKAHTKSSLKSIGHFFGGRDHSTVIYACQTVEDLIDTDKKFKGYVADIQKKLKMS, from the coding sequence ATGGAAAAAACTTGTACGAACGTTTGGAATAGCTGCCTTCAGATCATCAAAGACAACATACCGGCCCAGAGTTTTAAAACCTGGTTTGAGCCGATAAAAGCTTTGAGAATGGAAGGGAGCGTATTAACCATACAAGTACCAAGTTTATTCTTTTACGAGTGGCTTGAAGAGCACTATGTTGGGTTACTGCGCAAGACAATCAAAAAACAATTGGGCGACGAAGGACGTTTAGAGTATAATATAGTTGTTGAGCAATCATCAAGTAAACCATACACAACTAACATGCCTTCAAACGGAAATGGCGCTGATTCAAAACATCAGAGTATGCCGATACCTATTTCAATTAACAAGGATATTAAAAACCCCTTTGTTATACCCGGGCTCAAAAAGTTGAACGTAGATCCTCAGCTTAACCGTAACTACACCTTCGAAAACTTTGTTGAAGGTGACTGCAATCGTTTGGCCCGCTCTGCAGGTTATGCCGTTGCCGCTAAACCCGGAGGTACTTCATTTAACCCTTTAATGATTTACGGCGGTGTAGGTTTGGGTAAAACCCACCTGGCGCAGGCTATCGGTAACGAAATCAAACGTACGCTGCCCGATAAACTGGTACTGTATGTTTCATGCGAAAAATTTACACAGCAATTTGTTGATGCCTTAAAGCACAACAACATTAACGACTTTGTGAATTTTTACCAAGCTATTGATGTGCTGATCATGGATGATGTACACAACTTTGCCGGTAAGGAAAAAACACAGGATTTCTTCTTCCATATTTTTAACCACCTGCACCAATCAGGCAAGCAGTTGATCATTACATCAGATAAAGCGCCTAAAGATTTGGCTGGTTTGGAAGAACGCCTGCTTTCGAGGTTTAAATGGGGCTTATCTGCCGATTTGCAGATCCCTGACCTGGAAACCCGTATGGCTATCCTGAAAAACAAAATTTACCAGGATGGTATCGATCTGTCAAACGATGTGATCGAATACGTTGCCCATAATATCGACAATAATGTACGTGAGCTGGAAGGCGCCATGGTGTCATTACTGGCACAATCAACCCTTAACCGTAAGGAGATTGACCTGAACCTGGCTAAACAAATGTTGAAAAACTTTGTGAAGAACTCCTCTAAAGAAATTTCGATGGAGTATATCCAGAGCCTGGTGTGCGAGTATTTTGAGGTACCTATCGAAATGGTAAAATCGCAAACCCGCAAACGTGAGATAGTTCAGGCCCGTCAAATTTCTATGTACCTGGCTAAAGCCCATACCAAAAGCTCATTGAAATCAATCGGTCATTTCTTTGGCGGTCGCGACCACTCAACCGTGATCTATGCCTGCCAAACTGTGGAGGATTTGATTGATACCGATAAAAAGTTTAAAGGGTATGTTGCCGATATTCAAAAGAAACTAAAGATGTCGTAA
- a CDS encoding PhzF family phenazine biosynthesis protein, with product MKKLSYYILDVFTNQPYKGNPLSVVWCDDELELSQYYNIAREFGYSETSFVWYSDAEKLFKVRSFTPGNYEVGGGGHNLLGAVSLALLKEWDIFNGQGAEYWVTMKDEKLPVVINEENGLILVAVKQQAAKNLGTVNPEIVAAALGLETSDLELNNWKPTIMKTEVAHTMVPVKNRALLNQAIPNPDKLKEISKNHGFEGFYLFTTNVSEGGYLTETRFFNPAYGIDEDPATGTAAGPLAGFLQQANYININQDYKILQGVLVNHPSTIHIRVTPENVLVSGSSVIVMEGTLFL from the coding sequence ATGAAAAAACTATCTTACTACATACTTGATGTATTCACCAACCAGCCATATAAAGGCAACCCACTATCGGTAGTGTGGTGCGATGACGAGCTGGAATTATCTCAATACTACAACATTGCCCGCGAATTTGGTTATTCCGAAACATCCTTTGTGTGGTACTCTGATGCTGAAAAGTTGTTTAAGGTGCGTTCATTTACTCCGGGCAATTATGAGGTTGGCGGCGGCGGTCATAATTTGCTGGGCGCTGTATCCCTGGCTTTGCTTAAAGAATGGGATATTTTTAACGGCCAGGGTGCTGAGTATTGGGTAACCATGAAGGATGAAAAATTGCCCGTTGTGATCAATGAAGAAAACGGCCTGATACTGGTAGCAGTAAAACAGCAGGCCGCGAAGAACCTTGGTACTGTTAACCCGGAAATTGTGGCAGCGGCGCTTGGTTTAGAAACAAGCGACCTGGAATTAAATAACTGGAAGCCTACTATCATGAAAACAGAAGTAGCCCATACCATGGTTCCTGTAAAAAACAGGGCGCTTCTTAATCAGGCTATACCCAACCCTGATAAGCTTAAGGAAATTTCAAAAAACCATGGCTTTGAAGGGTTTTACTTATTTACAACCAATGTTTCAGAGGGTGGCTATCTAACCGAAACCCGCTTTTTTAACCCGGCATATGGCATTGACGAAGATCCGGCTACAGGAACAGCCGCCGGTCCGCTCGCCGGATTTTTGCAGCAGGCCAATTATATAAACATCAACCAAGATTATAAAATTTTGCAGGGAGTACTGGTAAATCATCCATCTACCATTCACATCAGGGTAACGCCCGAAAATGTTTTGGTAAGTGGTTCATCGGTGATTGTAATGGAGGGTACGTTATTTTTATAA
- a CDS encoding nuclear transport factor 2 family protein yields MKKVILAVFILLSFKSFAQQTEQDAIKQTINMMFNAMRKGDSTMLRSTFAKGIAFHSIANKKDGSTALEIENPDDFVKIIGTPHKGVYDERVTFSDIKIDGPLASVWAPYKFYLDDKYSHCGVDVFQLMKTADGWKFIYIVDTRRKDNCPE; encoded by the coding sequence ATGAAAAAAGTTATCCTCGCAGTATTTATTTTATTATCGTTCAAATCCTTTGCCCAGCAAACCGAACAGGATGCTATTAAGCAAACCATCAATATGATGTTTAACGCCATGCGCAAGGGGGATAGCACTATGCTTAGATCTACCTTTGCTAAAGGCATTGCTTTTCATAGCATCGCCAATAAAAAAGATGGCTCAACAGCTTTAGAAATTGAAAATCCGGATGATTTTGTCAAAATTATCGGTACCCCACATAAAGGCGTATATGATGAGCGTGTAACTTTTTCGGATATCAAGATCGACGGTCCACTGGCCAGCGTTTGGGCGCCCTATAAGTTTTATTTAGATGACAAATACAGCCATTGCGGGGTAGACGTTTTTCAGCTAATGAAAACCGCGGATGGCTGGAAGTTCATTTATATAGTTGATACCCGGCGTAAAGATAATTGCCCGGAATAG
- a CDS encoding Uma2 family endonuclease encodes MKNILDIPRTAMEVFNLLPEGTLCEVIDNTLYMSPLPTTDHQRILFDLAYQLRSSTNDAGLGEVFIAPCDVYLDAEQSVVQPDIIYIKKENTGTIHRQGIFGAPNLVIEILSSNKNYDKEKKFELYKRNSVAEYIIVDADTKDVLHYLLIKGNYQLQPNSSTGRLIVNQLSITLSF; translated from the coding sequence ATGAAAAACATTTTAGATATACCAAGAACAGCGATGGAGGTATTTAATCTGCTGCCAGAGGGTACTTTGTGTGAAGTAATCGACAACACACTTTATATGTCACCTTTACCTACTACAGACCATCAACGAATTTTATTTGATCTTGCTTACCAGCTTAGGTCATCAACAAACGATGCCGGATTAGGTGAAGTATTTATTGCTCCCTGCGATGTATACCTGGATGCAGAACAAAGCGTAGTGCAACCAGATATCATCTATATAAAAAAAGAAAATACAGGCACAATTCACAGGCAGGGTATTTTTGGCGCTCCGAACCTGGTAATTGAAATACTTTCCTCAAACAAGAATTACGATAAAGAGAAAAAATTTGAACTTTACAAGCGTAATTCTGTAGCTGAATATATCATTGTAGATGCTGATACTAAAGATGTATTACATTACTTGTTGATTAAAGGCAACTATCAATTACAACCTAATTCATCCACAGGCCGGTTGATTGTTAACCAACTTTCAATAACGCTTTCATTTTAA
- a CDS encoding DUF5615 family PIN-like protein, with protein MSWRLKKLLSSWDILPVNEITAQERLSDFKIWQFAKANDYSILTFDEDFWELQNLYSFLPKIIWLRTGNANTQAIANLLLKYEEIIHFINDDNLGVYELYL; from the coding sequence ATCTCATGGCGTTTAAAAAAGCTGCTCTCATCATGGGATATTTTACCTGTAAATGAAATCACGGCACAAGAACGCTTAAGCGATTTCAAGATCTGGCAATTTGCTAAAGCAAACGATTATTCAATTTTAACCTTTGATGAAGACTTTTGGGAATTGCAGAATCTTTATTCTTTCCTTCCTAAAATAATATGGTTACGCACCGGTAACGCGAACACCCAAGCCATTGCTAACCTGTTATTAAAATATGAAGAAATAATTCATTTCATCAATGACGACAATTTGGGTGTGTATGAATTATATCTGTAG
- a CDS encoding DUF433 domain-containing protein, with the protein MPQVNYKEFIEVNPEVRFSKPVIKGTRITVYDILQWLASGLTYKEITDDFPQLNEDHILACLAYAANKERIIKVA; encoded by the coding sequence ATGCCACAAGTAAATTACAAAGAATTCATTGAAGTTAATCCGGAAGTCAGGTTTAGTAAACCTGTAATTAAAGGTACACGCATTACCGTATACGACATACTGCAATGGCTTGCTTCCGGTTTAACTTACAAAGAAATTACAGACGATTTCCCTCAGCTAAATGAAGATCATATTTTAGCTTGTTTGGCTTATGCGGCCAATAAAGAGAGAATAATAAAGGTTGCCTGA
- a CDS encoding NUDIX hydrolase, translated as MSKDLTWKLLSSSYIHKGPWATLRIDKCEMPNGKIVEDYYVLEYSNWVNAVAITEDNKVLMVKQYRHAAGVISLEIPGGVIDAGEEPIHAIRRELLEETGYQFDEFELICTVYGNPSTANNKTFTYFTKGGKKVQGQHLDELEELIVEEYTIEEVKQLLLNNEIKQAMHCAGLFYGMMKLGVL; from the coding sequence ATGAGTAAAGATCTCACCTGGAAACTACTTTCATCATCATACATCCATAAAGGCCCCTGGGCTACGCTCCGCATTGATAAATGCGAAATGCCAAATGGCAAAATAGTTGAAGATTATTATGTACTTGAATATTCAAACTGGGTCAACGCGGTAGCCATAACCGAAGACAATAAAGTATTGATGGTGAAACAATACCGTCATGCGGCAGGTGTTATCTCGCTCGAAATTCCGGGCGGTGTGATTGACGCAGGCGAAGAGCCTATACATGCTATACGCCGCGAGCTACTGGAAGAAACAGGCTACCAGTTTGATGAATTTGAACTGATCTGCACGGTATATGGCAACCCATCAACAGCAAACAATAAAACGTTTACCTACTTTACCAAAGGCGGCAAAAAGGTGCAAGGCCAACACCTCGATGAACTGGAGGAACTGATTGTTGAAGAATACACCATTGAAGAAGTAAAACAACTACTGCTCAATAACGAAATAAAACAAGCTATGCATTGCGCTGGTTTGTTTTATGGGATGATGAAGTTGGGTGTGCTATAA
- a CDS encoding TPM domain-containing protein: protein MFKKFILFFGFILCVIVATAQDFPQRSNTLVTDYTNTLSPSDQQQLEHKLVAFNDSTSTQIAVVILKSTGSYDINDYGVQLLRKWGVGQKDKNNGVLVLVAIGDRKMSIQTGYGAEGALPDIVTQDIIQNDLKPHFKQGDYYGGLDAGTNSIIKAMKGEYKAAKKQKQSNGGPAGFIVIVIVVIILILVFRNRGGGGGRQIIGRRGGASPFWWFLAGNMLGGGGRSSGDWGGFSGGGGGGGFGGFGGGSGGGGGSSGSW, encoded by the coding sequence ATGTTCAAAAAGTTTATACTATTTTTCGGATTTATACTTTGTGTTATTGTCGCGACGGCACAGGATTTTCCCCAGCGCTCCAATACCCTCGTTACAGATTATACCAATACCCTTAGCCCATCTGATCAACAGCAGTTGGAACATAAGCTTGTAGCTTTTAATGATTCTACTTCAACACAAATTGCAGTGGTGATCCTGAAATCGACAGGGAGTTATGATATTAATGACTATGGCGTTCAATTGTTACGAAAATGGGGCGTGGGCCAAAAAGACAAAAACAATGGCGTACTGGTACTGGTAGCTATTGGCGACCGTAAAATGAGTATTCAAACCGGCTACGGCGCCGAAGGCGCCTTGCCCGACATCGTTACGCAGGACATTATCCAAAACGACCTTAAACCACACTTTAAACAAGGCGATTATTATGGCGGCCTTGACGCTGGTACCAACAGTATTATCAAAGCCATGAAAGGTGAGTATAAGGCCGCTAAAAAACAAAAGCAAAGCAATGGCGGCCCGGCTGGTTTTATAGTCATTGTTATAGTCGTAATTATTCTGATCCTGGTGTTCCGTAATCGCGGGGGCGGCGGAGGTAGGCAGATCATTGGCCGTCGTGGAGGTGCAAGCCCATTCTGGTGGTTCCTGGCCGGCAATATGCTTGGCGGAGGAGGACGAAGCAGCGGCGATTGGGGAGGCTTTTCAGGCGGCGGAGGAGGTGGCGGCTTCGGCGGTTTTGGCGGCGGAAGCGGCGGCGGCGGTGGTTCAAGCGGCAGCTGGTAA
- a CDS encoding TPM domain-containing protein: MAVFNEDEQQRIRKAIEEAESHSSGEIRVCIEKRCSEEVLDRAAKYFLQLNMHKTKLRHGVLVYVATVDRKFAIIGDAGINQVVPPNFWDTTRDDMLQHFKYGDIVEGIVTGLKIAGEQLQKYFPRHDGDQNELPDDIAFMDGD; encoded by the coding sequence ATGGCTGTATTTAACGAAGATGAACAGCAGCGCATCCGTAAGGCTATTGAGGAGGCCGAAAGCCACTCATCGGGTGAGATTAGGGTTTGTATTGAAAAAAGATGCAGTGAAGAAGTTCTTGACCGCGCCGCGAAATATTTCCTGCAGCTTAACATGCATAAAACCAAGCTGAGGCATGGGGTACTGGTATATGTTGCCACTGTCGATCGTAAATTTGCCATTATAGGTGATGCCGGCATTAACCAGGTGGTGCCTCCCAATTTTTGGGATACCACCCGCGATGACATGCTGCAGCATTTTAAATATGGCGATATTGTGGAAGGTATTGTTACTGGTTTGAAAATTGCCGGCGAACAGCTGCAAAAATACTTTCCCCGTCATGATGGCGATCAAAACGAACTTCCCGATGATATCGCCTTTATGGATGGTGATTAA
- a CDS encoding LemA family protein has protein sequence MKKLFSVILIIAAAMSLSSCSYNSMVKLDETVKAKWGAVQSDYQRRSDLIPNLVNTVKGAANFEKSTLTAVVEARSKATSVQVDPNKLTPESIKAFQASQGELSAALGKLLSITENYPDLKSNSNFHDLQIQLEGTENRINVSRKDFNDAVQEYNSKIRSFPANITAKMFGFSAKGYFTAEPGADKAPKVEFN, from the coding sequence ATGAAAAAGTTATTTTCAGTTATATTAATTATAGCAGCAGCTATGTCCTTAAGTTCATGCAGTTATAACAGCATGGTTAAATTGGATGAAACTGTTAAAGCCAAATGGGGTGCCGTACAAAGCGACTATCAACGCCGCAGCGATCTGATTCCCAATTTAGTTAATACAGTAAAAGGCGCTGCCAATTTTGAAAAAAGCACGCTAACAGCTGTGGTTGAGGCACGTTCAAAGGCAACATCGGTGCAAGTTGACCCCAACAAGCTTACTCCCGAATCAATAAAGGCGTTCCAGGCTTCACAGGGCGAACTGAGTGCTGCCTTGGGCAAATTGCTTTCAATTACCGAAAATTATCCAGACCTGAAATCGAACTCCAACTTCCACGACCTCCAGATTCAACTGGAAGGTACCGAAAACCGGATCAATGTATCGCGCAAAGATTTTAATGATGCCGTTCAGGAATACAACAGCAAGATCCGTTCATTCCCGGCCAATATAACTGCCAAAATGTTCGGTTTTTCTGCAAAAGGCTATTTCACTGCCGAACCAGGCGCCGACAAAGCCCCGAAAGTAGAGTTTAATTAA
- a CDS encoding RNA polymerase sigma factor — protein sequence MTTADERLQTTWNGCLSNDRKSQEQLYRLLAPRMLAVCMRYATDKDEAQDILQEGFIKMFRNMKNYRGEGSLEGWIRRIMVHCAISRYRKLKPMVLVDDFAAEEAAAIPISSSFNDNGLEAKDLMKLVQKLPKTYRSVFNMYAIEGYSHQEIGTSLGMSELLSRTTLHRARTLLKDMVAKLIMREEHCLAG from the coding sequence ATGACTACCGCCGACGAACGCTTACAAACAACATGGAATGGCTGCCTGAGTAACGACAGAAAGAGCCAGGAACAACTATACAGGTTATTAGCCCCCCGCATGCTGGCAGTTTGCATGCGTTATGCAACCGATAAAGACGAAGCACAGGATATATTACAGGAAGGTTTTATAAAAATGTTCCGCAATATGAAAAACTACCGCGGTGAAGGCAGCCTGGAAGGATGGATCCGCCGCATCATGGTACATTGTGCCATATCACGTTATCGCAAGTTAAAGCCAATGGTTTTGGTTGATGATTTTGCAGCAGAGGAAGCCGCCGCTATACCTATCAGCAGCTCATTTAATGATAATGGACTTGAAGCTAAAGACCTGATGAAACTGGTACAAAAATTACCAAAAACATACCGCTCTGTTTTTAACATGTACGCCATTGAAGGCTACTCACACCAGGAAATCGGCACGTCACTGGGGATGAGCGAATTATTATCCCGCACCACATTGCACCGCGCCCGTACACTTTTAAAAGACATGGTGGCCAAACTAATCATGCGCGAAGAACACTGCCTGGCAGGATAA
- a CDS encoding NAD(P)/FAD-dependent oxidoreductase encodes MTKETEIVCPPGQHEDEAVLKQLAASALKIPLKNITALKILKRSIDARGRRVIYRMQVRVFIEEAYQPEIFTVNYPNVQFGRPVIIVGAGPAGLFAALQCIELGLKPIVIERGKDVKQRRRDLANINKQGLVNPESNYCFGEGGAGTYSDGKLYTRSTKRGDVNQVLKMFVAHGAAEDILIDARPHIGTNKLPQIITAMRETVLNAGGEIMFDTKVSQLLVDFGKIKGVKTSAGEKIMSDAVILATGHSARDVFEMLHSQNILIEAKPFALGVRIEHPQEIIDRAQYHCEHRGPDLPPSYYSLVEQVDDRGVFSFCMCPGGIIAPCSTEAGEIVVNGWSPSKRNNPFANSGTVVQINLEDVAGDDNDPFKMLNFQKQVEQAAFVAGGGNLVAPGQRMVDFVQGRLSADLPVNSYLPGTKSVELTEVLPGWINERLRKALPVFGKKMKGYYTNEAILVGVESRTSSPVKIPRDRETLQHPQVAGLFPCGEGAGYAGGIISAAIDGINCATAALKILS; translated from the coding sequence ATGACAAAAGAAACAGAGATAGTTTGCCCGCCCGGACAACATGAAGATGAGGCCGTTTTGAAGCAGTTGGCTGCATCAGCCCTGAAAATTCCACTGAAAAATATTACAGCATTAAAAATCTTAAAGCGCTCAATTGATGCGCGTGGCCGCCGTGTGATTTACCGCATGCAAGTGAGGGTTTTTATAGAGGAGGCCTACCAGCCAGAAATTTTTACTGTTAATTACCCCAATGTGCAATTTGGCCGACCAGTAATCATCGTTGGTGCAGGCCCGGCCGGGTTATTTGCTGCCCTGCAATGCATCGAACTTGGATTAAAACCAATTGTTATTGAGCGGGGCAAGGATGTAAAACAGCGCCGCCGCGATTTGGCTAATATCAACAAACAAGGCCTTGTTAACCCCGAATCAAATTATTGTTTTGGTGAAGGCGGGGCAGGTACCTATTCAGACGGTAAGCTGTATACCCGCTCAACCAAACGCGGAGACGTGAACCAGGTGCTTAAAATGTTTGTGGCCCATGGAGCAGCCGAAGACATCTTGATTGACGCCCGTCCGCACATCGGCACCAATAAACTGCCGCAGATTATTACAGCTATGCGCGAAACCGTATTGAACGCAGGCGGCGAGATCATGTTTGATACTAAAGTAAGCCAACTGTTGGTTGACTTTGGGAAGATCAAAGGTGTAAAGACATCAGCAGGTGAAAAGATCATGTCTGATGCTGTGATCCTTGCCACAGGTCACTCGGCACGTGATGTGTTTGAAATGCTGCACAGCCAGAATATCCTGATCGAGGCTAAGCCATTTGCTTTGGGAGTAAGGATAGAACATCCGCAGGAAATAATTGACCGCGCTCAATACCATTGTGAACACAGAGGGCCGGATCTGCCGCCATCATATTACAGTTTGGTTGAGCAGGTTGATGACCGCGGTGTGTTTTCTTTTTGTATGTGTCCCGGTGGAATTATAGCCCCTTGTTCAACTGAAGCAGGCGAGATCGTAGTTAACGGCTGGAGTCCCTCGAAACGGAATAATCCTTTTGCTAATTCGGGTACTGTGGTGCAAATTAATTTAGAGGATGTTGCCGGCGATGATAACGATCCTTTTAAAATGCTCAACTTTCAAAAGCAGGTGGAGCAGGCTGCATTTGTAGCAGGTGGCGGCAACCTTGTGGCACCAGGCCAGCGCATGGTTGATTTTGTGCAGGGCCGTTTATCTGCCGATTTGCCGGTTAACTCCTATTTGCCCGGTACCAAAAGCGTAGAATTAACTGAAGTTTTACCTGGTTGGATCAATGAACGTTTGCGTAAAGCACTACCGGTATTCGGAAAAAAAATGAAAGGCTATTATACCAACGAAGCCATTTTGGTAGGTGTTGAATCGCGTACATCATCGCCTGTTAAAATTCCGCGCGATAGGGAAACTTTACAGCATCCGCAGGTTGCCGGTTTATTTCCCTGCGGAGAAGGGGCTGGTTACGCGGGTGGTATAATTTCTGCTGCTATTGATGGGATTAATTGTGCAACTGCTGCTTTAAAAATATTATCATGA